The DNA region GCTAATCTTTTTGGCGATGCAGTTCAACGCAAACGCTTTCTGAAAAAAATCTGGGTAAGGCTTCCATTTAAACCCATATTACGGTTTATTTTATTTTATTTTATTCGTCTCGGATTTTTAGATGGTCGCGCCGGATACATTTATGCTCGCTTACTCAGTCAATACGAATATCAAATTGGGGTCAAACTTTACGAATTGCGACAGTTTGGTGGCAAATTAAATGTTGCTAAAAATCAATCTCTAGAAACATCTCAACCTGTCGTCCAACCAGCTAATTTAATCCAAGATGAATCTAAAATCTGAGCAAAACTCTGAAGAAATTTTAAGCTGGAATGCTCTACCCTTGGTAGATTTAAGCAAATACAATCAAGCAGGTTACAGTCGTGGAAAATCAGCTTGGTTTGTCTTACTTTGGTGGTTAGTCCAAGCAATTACTTTTCCCCTAACTATTCATAACTTTAACAGCCTTCGTTGTGGGCTGTTACGCTTATTTGGAGCGAAAATTGGCAAGGGTGTGGTAATTCGCCCCACAGCACGTTTTACTTATCCTTGGAAAGTCGAAATTGGCGATTATAGTTGGATTGGTGACGATGTAGTTTTCTACAGTTTAGATAAAATTAAAGTAGGCTCTCACAGTGTCATTTCCCAAAAGTCTTATCTTTGTACTGGAAGCCACGATTTTCAAGATCCCACTTTTAAATTAATTACCCAACCGATTATTATTGGTAATGGAGTTTGGGTAGCTACTGATTGCTTTGTTGCTCCCGGAGTTAAAATTGGTTCTAATGCTGTAATTGGTGCCAGGAGCAGCGTTTTTAAAGATATTCCTCCTCAACAAGTAGCCTGGGGTAGTCCCTGCAAATCTCACTATTTAAGAAAGATAAACCCTCAATCTTAGTTTGATAAACTTTATTCATTCATATTTCGGTAAGTGGCTACTGCTGAAGGAGAAATTCGATTTAGATAACGGAAAATCCAATACTTCAAAACTGTATCTAATATCACTGGAAAAGTAGCAATAAATAAGTAGTTAAATTCCCGACTTTCTGGTAGCCCAAAGTGTAACGAAACTCCTTCTAAAATAATTTCCCAGCCATGAGGAGAGTGGTAGCCGACAAAGATATCGGTAAACAAAATAATCAGAAATGCCTTCGCTGAATCACTCAAACCATAAATAATTTCATCTAAAAAAGATTTCAAGACTAAAATTTCTCGCTTACTGATATAAATTACCCAACCAAAAGCAACTAGCGAACATAAATCAGCAAAGACATTTTCGATCGCATCAGAACCGCGATAACGATAATGGTCGGCAATTTCTACCGCTTTTTCTCTTACTTTTTCTTCTATTTCTTCGGGTGTTATATCTGGTAAGACACCAATAATTTTTTTGAATTCGAGATTTTCTTTATAAAGATGTAACTCGGTAAAAGCTTCTTCTTCATAATCGCGATTAAGAAAGATTATTTGTTGGTTTTCTTCTACCCAAATTCGGTCTACAATTGGACTAATAACAAAGGTTTTAGAAATTTGGTGAGTTAAAAGCGGGACAATAATCAGAATTAGCAAAAATTTAATTGAAATTGCTGTTTTGCTGCGCGACTTGCGAAACTTTTTAACTACCTCTTCTTCAGCGTCAGCAGATTTGGGATCGATTTCCTGCTTAATCCGACGAAATGTTCTTAAAATTGAGCGAGGTAAAACTCCAGTTTTGTCGGAAACTGTAGAAACATTCGGACTTGTTTCATGATTAACTAAAGCTGGGTTTGATTTCTCCGTAGTGATGACTTTTTCTTGTCGTCCGTTGCGAGCGGATCTAATTATTTCTTGAGGGGGTTTACTATCTCTTTTCTGGGGAACTTGAACTAGAGCAACGGCAGTTGAGCGTTTGGCGGGAAAACTCTCATATTGAGAAATTACTTCATCGATAAAATTAAGTTTTTCGATAGTAATTGCTTGTTTTTCATCAAAGAATTCTGCTCGCTCTTGAGGATAGTCATTTTGAGTTTCTGAAAGCCGGAAAAACGAGCGACTGATCTTAAATTCTGTTAATCTAATTTTGGCTTGTTTGAGACATTTTTGCACTTCAGCTTGTAAATCTAAAATCGCACTTTCGCGGTAGTCGCAATATTCCGCAGAAACGTGATGACCGTGAAAATGTTCTTCTTCGATCGCTTTAATCATCAAAACTGCACGATAAGCCTGATCTAAGGCTCTTTCTGGAGTATCCTCGAACCACTTTCTAGCATTACGGATGACGCTCTTGAGTTTCATTGAAACGTAGCTGACAAACAATAAATACAATCGGTTTAGGCAAGCTTATAGATTTAAACCTTTTTCAGGACAAAGTTCCGCTTTTGTCGGATCTATAATGCGAGTCTGTATGTGGTATAGTATCAGATTAACTAAGGAAACGGCTGTGCTAATTTTGTCTATTTGGATTAGTGGGACGACTCGCAGTGGTAAGACGACTCGCTTAGTTAGGGAGTTTCAAAAGTGGGTAAGCAACCAACGCAGTCGCTATCAAGGAGTTGCTCGCTCTGCTCAACAGCTTGCACCAGCAATTTTAGTCCTTGCTGCTAATGATGACAATCGCCGGGAGTTGGCGGATAAGTTAGCGGCGGCGGTGGAGGGAAGTTATCCGGTAATCTCGAAAACTCCTTTGGGTTTTATTTCCGATGAGGTAATGTTGTTTTTACCTTTGTTATTTGAGCGGTTGCAGGTGAAGGCGCAGTTTCCGCTAAGGTTGCGCCCGGAAACTGAGCAAGAGTTGGCGACTCGTTTGTGGCGTGAGGAGTTGGATGAGCTAGATTTACCGTTGACGGGAGTTAGTGAGTATCGTTTGATTCGGCGTACTTTGGATTTGTTACAGTTGGCTGGTGCTAGCGATACTCCGGCTGAGGATATTCCCGCGATCGCTACACAGGGTTTTTCGGGACAAGAATGGGAAACTGGGTTGGTGTCTAATCCTTTGTTTGCGGGGGAAGATGCTGGTTTGTGGCAAAAAATGGCGGGGTTGCTGTTGGAGTGGCGCAGGTGGTGTTTGCAGAGGGGTTTGCTGAGTTATGGTATTATTTATGAGCTTTATTGCCAGCATTTGTTAGCGGAACCGAGATATCAAAAGCATTTGCGACGTCGGTATCAGGCGATTTTTGCTGATGATGTGGATGATTATCCGGCGATCGCGCGTGAGTTGTTTGAGTTTTTATTGGATCAAGGTAGTTTCGGGGTGTTTACTTTTAACCCCAATGGTAAAGTTCGTTTGGGTTTGAATGCCGATCCTGATTATCTGGAGGGTTTGGCTTCTCGCTGTGAAATGGAGATGTTACCTTTACTGGATAATAGTTTGGCTCCTCGGTTGTCGGATTTGGTGTTAAATTTAGTTACCGAGCAAGGTTGGTTTGTCAATTTACCGGGTTCGATTCAGTCGATTCAAGAAATATCTCGCGCTAGTTTACTGAAAAAAACTGCCCAGGTAATTATTAAAGCTGTTCGCAGTGGTGAGGTAAAGCCGGAAGAAATTGCGGTGATTGCACCGGGTTTGGATGCGATCGCGCGTTATACTTTGATCGAACTTCTCTCTCAAGAGAATATCCCCGTTGAGCCTCTCAATGAACAACGAGCTTTATCGAGTTCGCCTTTAGTGCGATCGCTACTCACTCTCTTGGCTTTAGTTTATCCTGGTTTGGGTCGCTTTGTTGACCGGGATGGAGTCGCGGAAATGTTGGTAGTATTAAGCGATCGCGAAATCGATCCGGTTCGTGCTGGTTTGTTGGCAGATTACTGTTATGCTACTGATATTAGCCAGCCTAGTTTACTTGCTGTCGAATCTTTTCCCAGATGGGATCGTTTAGGACATCAAGCAACTACCGCTTATCGAGAAATTGTCCAGTGGATCGAGAAAACGCGATCGCCAGAATCTCAAAGCGCAATTTCTGTCTTAGATCGAGCTATTAAACGGTTTTTACTCGATACTAATTTACCATTAGCTCAATTAGCCGCACTGCGAGAATTAATCGAAACTGCTCAACATTATTGGCAAGTAGACCGTCGTTTGCGGCAAAATGAAACTACTGAGCGCAACGCGATCGATACAGTGGCTCAGTTTATTACTTTACTGCGTAAAGGTACGATTTCGGCAAATCCTCATCCTTTTCGTCCTTTTGGCACAAATACCAGAAATGCCGTTACTTTAGCAACTATTTTCCAGTATCGCTCCTCGCGCCGCTCTCATCGCTGGCATTTTTGGCTCGATGCTGCGTCTCCCTTGTGG from Oscillatoria salina IIICB1 includes:
- the hpsU gene encoding hormogonium polysaccharide biosynthesis acetyltransferase HpsU → MNLKSEQNSEEILSWNALPLVDLSKYNQAGYSRGKSAWFVLLWWLVQAITFPLTIHNFNSLRCGLLRLFGAKIGKGVVIRPTARFTYPWKVEIGDYSWIGDDVVFYSLDKIKVGSHSVISQKSYLCTGSHDFQDPTFKLITQPIIIGNGVWVATDCFVAPGVKIGSNAVIGARSSVFKDIPPQQVAWGSPCKSHYLRKINPQS
- a CDS encoding proton extrusion protein PcxA encodes the protein MKLKSVIRNARKWFEDTPERALDQAYRAVLMIKAIEEEHFHGHHVSAEYCDYRESAILDLQAEVQKCLKQAKIRLTEFKISRSFFRLSETQNDYPQERAEFFDEKQAITIEKLNFIDEVISQYESFPAKRSTAVALVQVPQKRDSKPPQEIIRSARNGRQEKVITTEKSNPALVNHETSPNVSTVSDKTGVLPRSILRTFRRIKQEIDPKSADAEEEVVKKFRKSRSKTAISIKFLLILIIVPLLTHQISKTFVISPIVDRIWVEENQQIIFLNRDYEEEAFTELHLYKENLEFKKIIGVLPDITPEEIEEKVREKAVEIADHYRYRGSDAIENVFADLCSLVAFGWVIYISKREILVLKSFLDEIIYGLSDSAKAFLIILFTDIFVGYHSPHGWEIILEGVSLHFGLPESREFNYLFIATFPVILDTVLKYWIFRYLNRISPSAVATYRNMNE
- a CDS encoding recombinase family protein gives rise to the protein MLILSIWISGTTRSGKTTRLVREFQKWVSNQRSRYQGVARSAQQLAPAILVLAANDDNRRELADKLAAAVEGSYPVISKTPLGFISDEVMLFLPLLFERLQVKAQFPLRLRPETEQELATRLWREELDELDLPLTGVSEYRLIRRTLDLLQLAGASDTPAEDIPAIATQGFSGQEWETGLVSNPLFAGEDAGLWQKMAGLLLEWRRWCLQRGLLSYGIIYELYCQHLLAEPRYQKHLRRRYQAIFADDVDDYPAIARELFEFLLDQGSFGVFTFNPNGKVRLGLNADPDYLEGLASRCEMEMLPLLDNSLAPRLSDLVLNLVTEQGWFVNLPGSIQSIQEISRASLLKKTAQVIIKAVRSGEVKPEEIAVIAPGLDAIARYTLIELLSQENIPVEPLNEQRALSSSPLVRSLLTLLALVYPGLGRFVDRDGVAEMLVVLSDREIDPVRAGLLADYCYATDISQPSLLAVESFPRWDRLGHQATTAYREIVQWIEKTRSPESQSAISVLDRAIKRFLLDTNLPLAQLAALRELIETAQHYWQVDRRLRQNETTERNAIDTVAQFITLLRKGTISANPHPFRPFGTNTRNAVTLATIFQYRSSRRSHRWHFWLDAASPLWNRGGAATLFGAELFLKNCPGRPVTPEDIIEADRQRLERILHDLLGRVTERVYLCHSDLAVNGTEQTGPLLSLVHASLPVVTEKAIVR